The nucleotide window TAATTAGTTCAGGTGAATCGGGAAATGCTAACAGGGAGTTTACGTATGAAGACAAAGTGAGGACACAACATGAACCTGAAGGCAGCCCGATTCATCGGATTGTTCACGCTGATTATTATGCTGGGCAGCAGTTCTGCATATGCGAAGCCTGTACAGAAGAACCGTCAGTATTATGAGGAGCGAGGAGAGATCGTGTGGGAGGTTCCCACACAAGATAAACTCATCGCCCTGACGTTTGATGATGGACCAGATCCGATTCAGACCCCGCAGATTTTGGCATTGCTCCAGCAATATCAAGCCAAAGGAACCTTTTTTGTACTTGGCAAATGGGCAGAAAAATTTCCTGAACTGATTAGGCAGGAGCAACTCGAAGGGCATGAAATCGCCAATCATACGTATGCGCACACGTATGCAGTCCGGTCAACAGGTGCGGACAAGTATATGAAGGATATGAACGCAGCGGAAAATTCCATCATTGAAGCAGGGGCGGAGCGTCCCCTGTTGTTCAGGCCACCAGGCGGCTACTACAATGACATGGTCATTCAGGCTGCCAAACAAAAAGGGTATACCATTGTACTCTGGTCCTGGCATCAGGATACACGGGACTGGGCTTCTCCAGGTGTATCGGCTATCGTTAACAAAGTGTTGAAAAACGCACGTAATGGGGATATTGTACTTTTTCATGATAAGGTGGAAGGTAAGTCGCATACGGTAGCAGCACTCAAAACGATTCTGCCTAAACTGCAGCAGCAGGGGTACCAATTCGTGACGGTGTCTGAGCTACTTGCTGTGAAGGCACGCGAAGCCGCGAAGGATGGAGCTTCACCTTCGTCTTTGTTGAAGCAGGTACAGCCCTAAACATGGTAATTCAATCAAAAGCCGCAGGCCTCGAGATGTAGAGACCTGCGGTTTCTTTATATTGGTTTCCATGTGGCCCCATATAAAACGTTGAACCAGAAGTAGGAGGTTGTTGTCTGCATAGCTTTCGTTTTGAAACCAAAACGTCTACAATAGATGAAGATTTGTGTTTAAGGGTTATATAGTGTACAAGATATGAATTAACGACATAGAGGAGAGCGAACATAATGAATGGACAACAACGTGTAAATATTAAACCAGGTCTGGAAGTGGACATTGTGCTGAAGCAGGATCAAGCTACAGGCAAGCTGACACGGGGCATTGTTAAGGATCTGTTAACCAAGTCACCTACGCATCCACACGGAATCAAAGTACGACTGACGAGCGGCCAAGTGGGACGTGTGAAACAGGTCATTGTAGGAGGCTCGAACTAACTGTGGTCCAAGGTGGGGAGATGAGTACTACCGCAAAAGTATTGGCTCATCTGGCTACAGGTAATGAACGTCAGCAGGACGCATACCGCGTGTTAAAGAGCAGTGGACTGCTAGATATATTAGCTGACTACCACCCATATCCGGCGGGGACGGTACCGATTAATATTGATGTTCCAGGCAGTGATCTGGATCTGCTGTGTTATGTAGAGGATCTGGATGCCTTTGAAGCTGAGATGCATGATCAGATCGGAGCAGTCGGTGAGTTTCGATGTATTCGTGGGGATGGGAATCTTCCAGACCAACGTCCTTATGTGACTTTTAATTTGCAAGTGGGACATTGGCCTGTGGAGATTTTTGCCCAATCCGTGCCAGTCAACAGGCAGAATGCATACCTACATATGCTCGTGGAGTGGAGATTGTTACAACTGTGGGGAGACGCGGGACACCGTGAGATCCGCAGACTGAAACAGGCAGGGTGGAAGACGGAGCCTGCATTTGCTTCTGTACTTGGACTACAGGGAGATCCATATGTGGACATGCTGCATCTGGCAGAGATGAAACGTGAAGATCTCTGGAACTGGGCGCGTTCGCGCACGTCTTTATAAACGCTTCAGCATAACCTTTGGTCAGATCAAAAAAATGGCTACAATCGTAGTTACCGTGAGTCCCAGTAGTACAGGCTTCAGGTTGCGTCTTGCAAGTTCAAAAGGACTGACTCCGCAGATCGCAGCAGCAGGAATCAATGCCCATGGAATCAAAGTTCCCCCACCTACCCATATGGCTGAGACCTGCCCCAGTGCGGTCAGCACAGGTGCCGAATCTGCCGAACCTGCAAACATGGACGCAATCGAGCCAACTAGGGAAATCCCCGAGAATCCCGAACCATCCATGCCCGTGACCGCTCCGGTCACCGTCATCGTAATGGCTCCCACTGTACCATTCAGTGGCACCAGTCCAGCAAGTGCAACCCCGAGATCATTCACAATCCCGTGTGAACCTTCAGGAAGAGGATTGTGGAACAACTCCGTAATCGCAGCATCCCCCAGATAAAAGAACGCGGCTATTGGAATAACCGGCCCGAATACTTTGAATCCGAACTGAAATCCTTCTATTAAATAGTTAGTCGTTTCCTCTGGTCCCGCATGTCGATGTGCGGCAAGGGTGACGGCGATCAATATGACCACAGCCGTCCCGCCAATCAGTGCTGTTGCGTCACCGCCTTGCAGCTTCAATACAAACATCAAAATCACATCAACTGCGAATAACAGAGGGATAAGCAGAGCGAATGCTTTTTGCAAACGAGGTGACATGGCTTGATGTTCAACAGGCAGATTGCCAGGTAGAGAAGTGGACACAGCCTCTGATGAGGATGAAGGTTCCGTTGTCACTGTACCTGCTTTCATCTCTTTGCGCAGCATCCAGAAGGCTGTAAGTGTAGATACCGTTCCCATGACAATGACCAGAGGTATGCTGGCCGTCATGACGGAAGTAACCGGTAGACCCGCCGCATCAGCCGTAAGTTTGGGAGCCCCTTGAATAATGTAATCCCCCGACAGTGCAATCCCATGTCCGAACAGATTCATGGCAATGGCAGCTCCAATCGGAGGAAGTCCCACTCGCACCGCTACAGGAAGCAGTACAGCACCAACCAGAGCTACGGCCGGAGAAGGCCAGAAAAAGAGCGATACAACCATCATGATCAGTCCAATTCCCCAATATGCCACTTGAGGAGAACGGATAAACCGGGTGACAGGTTTCACCATGACCTCATTAATGCCAGTTCTGATCAGAACACGGCTCATCGCCACAATGATCGAGATGATGAAGATCGTACTTAGTAATTCTTTCGTCGCATAGATAAAACTGCTGAAGATTCCAGAGACTGACCCGCTTAAGGTTTCCGTTGCCAGAAGTCCAATGGTCATAATACCTGCGACACAGATGATGGTGGTGTCCCTGCGCCGGATCATTACGGCAATGATCAAGACGATAAATGCCAGATAGACATAGTGTAACGAAGTGAGTTGAATATTCATCGAACAGGCCTCCCTACATCCTGGTGACAAACCCGAGGAGTGATATATCGTATGCATGTCAAGATCGGGCGTTCGTGGAGTCTGGGGATTGCCGCAGCATTTATTTTCAGGGAGAAGCTTCTGAGCTATAAATGAAGGATTTTTTTTACAACTGGAGAATTTATTACAATATGAAGCGCGTTATCCAAACTTGGAGCGGATAGAAGTCACCAGAATTGACATGTGCAGGTCACGGGACCGCATAGACAATGGCAAGCAGGGGTGACTACAATAAACATGCCATCATAAGGAAGAAATTAGAAAAAAGCACGCTATGTTAAATGAAAAGGGCGGGATTCCTTAATCCATGAATGTGATCCGTTCACTGCGTTTTAAATTTATTGTGGGTCTTACACTGATCATGCTGCCATTATTCATGCTGCTCTATTACAACAACGTCTACGCCATGAAAGTCGTACGTGACAAGGTATCTCTCACCAATATGAATCATCTTGCCAAGAGTGTGGAACAGAATGAACGTGTATTACAGGAGACGAATCGGTATTTATATAGTCTGGGCGAGCGGGACCCGGATATTATATCCCTGTTTTTTCTGGAATACGGCAGTGGGGATTATATCATTGCGAAGCAACGCATTATGAATAAATTCATGACAGATATCGGTTTCTATAATCTGATCGATTCTTTTTTTCTATATGATGCCGTCAATGATGATCTG belongs to Paenibacillus sp. FSL H8-0079 and includes:
- a CDS encoding polysaccharide deacetylase family protein, giving the protein MNLKAARFIGLFTLIIMLGSSSAYAKPVQKNRQYYEERGEIVWEVPTQDKLIALTFDDGPDPIQTPQILALLQQYQAKGTFFVLGKWAEKFPELIRQEQLEGHEIANHTYAHTYAVRSTGADKYMKDMNAAENSIIEAGAERPLLFRPPGGYYNDMVIQAAKQKGYTIVLWSWHQDTRDWASPGVSAIVNKVLKNARNGDIVLFHDKVEGKSHTVAALKTILPKLQQQGYQFVTVSELLAVKAREAAKDGASPSSLLKQVQP
- a CDS encoding YwbE family protein, whose translation is MNGQQRVNIKPGLEVDIVLKQDQATGKLTRGIVKDLLTKSPTHPHGIKVRLTSGQVGRVKQVIVGGSN
- a CDS encoding DUF4269 domain-containing protein, producing MSTTAKVLAHLATGNERQQDAYRVLKSSGLLDILADYHPYPAGTVPINIDVPGSDLDLLCYVEDLDAFEAEMHDQIGAVGEFRCIRGDGNLPDQRPYVTFNLQVGHWPVEIFAQSVPVNRQNAYLHMLVEWRLLQLWGDAGHREIRRLKQAGWKTEPAFASVLGLQGDPYVDMLHLAEMKREDLWNWARSRTSL